The following proteins are co-located in the Marinomonas profundi genome:
- the rpsP gene encoding 30S ribosomal protein S16, giving the protein MVTIRLSRGGSKKRPFYHLNVADSRRARDGRYIERLGFFNPVARGQEERLRIDLDRVNHWVSQGAQLSDRAAQLIKDASKNA; this is encoded by the coding sequence ATGGTAACTATTCGTCTTTCTCGTGGTGGCTCTAAAAAGCGCCCATTCTATCATTTGAACGTGGCTGATAGCCGTCGTGCACGTGATGGTCGTTATATCGAGCGTTTGGGTTTCTTTAACCCTGTTGCTCGTGGTCAAGAAGAACGTCTACGCATCGATTTAGATCGCGTAAACCATTGGGTTAGCCAAGGCGCTCAACTTTCTGACCGTGCTGCGCAGCTTATAAAAGATGCTAGCAAAAACGCTTAA
- the ffh gene encoding signal recognition particle protein, giving the protein MFDNLSNRLTSSLDRIRGRAKLTEDNIQEVLREVRMALLEADVALPVVKDFIAAVKERAIGAEVSKSLSPGQVFLKIVKQELENVMGQANDGLNLRAARPAIILLAGLQGAGKTTSAAKLAKYLKEREKKSVSMVSADVYRPAAIKQLETLAGEVGVDFIPSDLSQKPIDIVNNAIDYAKKAHKDVLIIDTAGRLAIDDDMMAEIKALHAAVNPIETLFVVDAMTGQDAANTAKAFGDVLPLTGVILTKTDGDARGGAALSVRHITGKPIKFLGVGEKTDALEPFHPDRLASRILGMGDMLSLIEQAEQQIDKDKAEKLAGKLKKGKGFDLEDFKEQLQQMKNMGGMSSMLDKLPGMGQLGNIQDKVNDKMFVQMEALINSMTPAERRNPDVINGSRKKRISTGAGLQIQDLNRLLKQHKQMQKMMKKFSAKGGMQKMMRGLGGMMPGGGFPGR; this is encoded by the coding sequence ATGTTCGACAATTTATCGAATCGCTTAACTTCCTCGCTTGATCGTATTCGAGGTCGAGCGAAATTAACCGAAGACAACATACAAGAAGTGTTGCGTGAAGTGCGCATGGCGCTGCTTGAAGCTGACGTCGCCTTGCCGGTCGTTAAAGATTTTATTGCCGCGGTTAAAGAGCGTGCAATAGGGGCGGAAGTCTCAAAAAGTTTGAGCCCTGGGCAGGTGTTCCTGAAAATCGTTAAACAGGAACTTGAAAATGTCATGGGGCAAGCCAACGACGGTCTTAACCTTCGTGCGGCGCGTCCGGCCATTATTTTGCTGGCGGGTTTGCAAGGGGCAGGTAAAACCACGTCCGCGGCAAAGTTGGCAAAATACTTAAAAGAGCGCGAGAAAAAATCCGTCTCGATGGTCAGTGCCGACGTGTATCGCCCCGCGGCGATTAAGCAGCTTGAAACACTGGCGGGTGAAGTGGGGGTTGATTTTATCCCCAGTGATTTGTCGCAAAAGCCGATTGATATTGTTAATAACGCTATTGATTACGCCAAAAAAGCGCATAAAGATGTTTTGATTATTGATACTGCCGGTCGTCTTGCCATAGATGACGACATGATGGCAGAGATCAAAGCCTTGCATGCGGCGGTTAACCCCATTGAAACCTTGTTCGTTGTGGATGCCATGACAGGGCAAGATGCGGCAAATACCGCCAAAGCCTTTGGGGATGTATTACCGCTCACTGGTGTTATTTTAACCAAGACGGATGGTGATGCTCGTGGCGGTGCCGCCTTGTCTGTGCGTCATATCACTGGTAAGCCAATTAAGTTTTTAGGCGTGGGGGAAAAAACCGACGCGCTAGAACCTTTCCATCCAGATCGTTTGGCGTCCCGTATTCTTGGTATGGGCGATATGCTTTCTCTGATTGAGCAAGCCGAGCAGCAGATAGACAAAGACAAAGCGGAAAAGCTGGCCGGTAAGCTGAAAAAAGGCAAAGGCTTTGATTTAGAAGATTTCAAAGAACAACTGCAGCAAATGAAAAACATGGGCGGCATGAGTTCCATGTTGGATAAGCTGCCTGGTATGGGACAGTTGGGCAATATTCAAGACAAGGTGAACGACAAGATGTTCGTTCAAATGGAGGCGCTTATTAACTCCATGACGCCAGCCGAGCGTCGTAACCCTGACGTGATTAATGGTTCTCGTAAAAAACGTATTTCGACGGGGGCAGGGTTGCAAATCCAAGATTTAAATCGTTTGTTGAAGCAGCATAAGCAGATGCAAAAGATGATGAAGAAATTTAGCGCTAAGGGTGGCATGCAAAAAATGATGCGTGGGCTAGGCGGAATGATGCCTGGCGGTGGTTTCCCTGGGCGTTAA
- a CDS encoding NUDIX hydrolase translates to MRYCPQCGHAVNMIVPADDNRIRAVCPSCEYIDYDNPRLITGTVPLYQGKVLLCRRNIEPRFGFWTLPAGFMENQETTSEGALRETLEESGSTAICKQAFSMISIPRINQVHLFYLAELEKADFHATAESSEVTLFDLDDIPWDELAFSSVSKTLEFFIADHKTGQYGFHEDTIHFNTVSE, encoded by the coding sequence ATGAGATACTGCCCGCAATGTGGTCACGCCGTTAACATGATTGTCCCAGCAGATGACAATCGCATTAGAGCAGTGTGTCCCAGTTGCGAGTATATCGACTACGACAATCCACGGCTCATTACCGGCACCGTACCACTCTACCAAGGCAAGGTATTATTGTGCCGGAGAAACATTGAGCCACGCTTTGGCTTCTGGACACTCCCTGCAGGCTTCATGGAAAACCAAGAAACCACCAGCGAAGGCGCTTTGCGAGAAACACTAGAAGAAAGTGGCTCCACAGCCATTTGCAAACAAGCGTTTAGCATGATTAGCATTCCGAGAATCAACCAAGTCCATCTCTTCTACCTAGCTGAGTTAGAAAAAGCAGATTTTCATGCCACAGCAGAAAGCTCTGAAGTGACATTATTTGATCTAGATGACATCCCTTGGGATGAGTTGGCTTTTAGCAGCGTCAGTAAGACACTCGAATTTTTTATTGCTGATCACAAAACAGGCCAGTACGGTTTTCACGAAGACACGATCCATTTCAATACCGTCTCGGAATAA
- a CDS encoding HlyC/CorC family transporter codes for MNDIPISVLGGTLFCLIILSAFFSSSETGMLSLNKYRLKHLVKSKHRSAIKVSSLLERPDRLIGVILIGNNFVNILSSAIATIIAVRLWGDAGVAIATGALTMVILIFAEVTPKTLAAIHPERIAFPASWVLAILLKVLYPLVFVVNTLSNGLLRLIGVNASQNNHDTLDSEELRTVVNEASGLIPAAHQEMLLSILDLEKVSVEDIMVPKNEVIGIDLEDSIEEIIEQICQSRHTRMPVYNGEINKIIGILHARHAAVFLRDPTPSKAALLKATVEPYFIPESTSLNTVLLNFQKDHQQMGIVVDEYGDVQGIAALEDVLEEIVGEFTPPTQDEEEEIQTLDDGAFRIEGSTHIREINKTLNWHLPTDGPKTLNGLIIETLEFIPEHPISLRVGHYLIEIQEIEDKVVKYAKLQLKR; via the coding sequence TTGAACGATATTCCCATAAGTGTTCTTGGTGGAACACTTTTCTGTCTAATAATACTGTCCGCTTTCTTTTCAAGTTCTGAAACAGGGATGCTGTCGCTAAACAAGTATCGCCTTAAACACCTTGTAAAAAGCAAGCATCGCTCCGCCATTAAAGTAAGCTCCTTACTAGAGCGCCCCGATAGACTGATTGGCGTTATTTTAATTGGCAACAACTTTGTAAACATCCTGTCTTCTGCTATTGCGACTATTATTGCCGTACGCCTTTGGGGCGACGCTGGCGTTGCCATAGCAACAGGCGCCCTAACGATGGTGATCTTGATTTTTGCCGAAGTCACCCCCAAAACCTTAGCGGCAATACACCCGGAAAGGATCGCTTTCCCAGCCTCATGGGTGCTGGCTATTTTACTAAAAGTCCTATACCCACTCGTATTTGTGGTGAACACCTTATCGAATGGTCTGTTACGCCTAATTGGTGTTAATGCGTCCCAAAATAACCACGACACATTGGATTCGGAAGAATTAAGAACCGTGGTCAATGAAGCAAGCGGCTTAATACCGGCGGCTCACCAAGAAATGCTACTGTCCATTTTAGACCTAGAAAAAGTCTCTGTTGAAGACATTATGGTGCCTAAAAACGAAGTCATCGGTATCGATCTTGAAGACTCAATAGAAGAGATCATTGAGCAAATTTGCCAAAGTCGACACACTCGCATGCCGGTTTACAATGGCGAGATAAACAAAATCATTGGCATATTACACGCGCGACACGCGGCGGTGTTTTTACGTGACCCAACCCCTTCCAAAGCAGCGCTACTAAAAGCCACTGTTGAGCCTTATTTTATCCCCGAAAGCACTTCATTAAACACGGTCCTGCTTAACTTCCAAAAAGATCATCAGCAAATGGGCATCGTGGTCGATGAATACGGTGATGTGCAAGGTATCGCCGCACTAGAAGACGTACTGGAAGAAATCGTGGGTGAATTCACCCCACCCACTCAAGACGAAGAAGAAGAAATCCAAACACTCGATGATGGCGCCTTTAGAATAGAAGGCTCCACGCATATTCGAGAAATCAACAAAACCCTTAATTGGCATTTACCAACCGATGGCCCCAAAACGCTAAACGGCCTCATCATTGAAACATTGGAATTCATCCCTGAACACCCGATTAGTTTGCGGGTTGGACATTACCTAATTGAAATCCAAGAAATCGAAGATAAAGTCGTTAAATATGCCAAACTTCAATTAAAGCGTTAA
- a CDS encoding cytochrome C assembly family protein has translation MTQLSLWLACIACLIAGTAYYLCPKNRATQYVGATAIAIHAFSLSQLFLNRDGFDFLTIGLLIALIGNSLLWLSNHNKDLSLLLGTAFTLGAIIIALNALEPWNLTQLHSSSWGTSAHILIASVAYSLFTAACGVGILLAMQEYQLKHHKLKQLLRVPPLQVLEGLMFEFIWAAFILLTVTIATGFYFIDDMFAQHLVHKTFFTIASWFVFAGLLLGRHIVGWRGQLAVKLTLSGFFLLMLAYFGSKIALQILLP, from the coding sequence ATGACTCAATTATCGCTTTGGCTTGCTTGTATCGCTTGTTTGATTGCTGGCACAGCGTATTATCTGTGTCCAAAAAATCGCGCCACCCAGTATGTTGGCGCGACAGCAATCGCAATACACGCTTTTTCACTCTCGCAGTTATTTCTTAATCGCGACGGCTTTGACTTTCTTACCATTGGCCTGCTGATTGCTTTAATTGGCAACAGCCTACTGTGGCTCAGCAACCACAACAAAGACCTGTCCTTGTTGCTTGGCACGGCGTTTACTCTCGGCGCCATCATTATTGCGTTAAATGCGCTTGAACCATGGAACCTGACCCAACTGCATAGCAGCTCTTGGGGTACGAGCGCGCACATTCTCATTGCCTCGGTGGCCTACAGTTTATTCACTGCAGCCTGTGGCGTCGGCATATTGCTTGCTATGCAAGAATACCAACTCAAACACCACAAACTAAAACAACTGCTTAGAGTGCCGCCACTACAAGTATTAGAAGGCTTGATGTTTGAGTTCATCTGGGCCGCTTTTATTTTACTCACGGTTACGATTGCGACAGGCTTTTACTTCATTGACGATATGTTTGCTCAGCACCTTGTCCATAAAACATTTTTCACCATCGCCTCATGGTTTGTTTTTGCCGGACTGTTACTAGGAAGACACATAGTCGGCTGGCGTGGGCAATTGGCGGTAAAGCTGACGTTAAGCGGCTTCTTTCTACTGATGCTGGCCTATTTTGGCAGCAAAATAGCCTTGCAAATATTGTTGCCTTAA
- the rimM gene encoding ribosome maturation factor RimM (Essential for efficient processing of 16S rRNA) has protein sequence MSELKQAAAPEQALVVGRITSVYGVKGWVKLYSHTDPMQGIFDYKHWWLKTPSGWKTVELSQGRLQGRGLVASVKGYSDRDQVKDICGMDVYIDAAELPDLEEGDYYWSQLEGLRVMTKEGVLLGKVSQLMETGANDVIVVRACEGSFDREERLIPYAPGTYVLNIDLEQQEMVVDWDPEF, from the coding sequence ATGTCTGAGTTAAAACAAGCGGCCGCTCCTGAGCAAGCGCTTGTGGTTGGACGCATTACATCGGTATATGGTGTTAAAGGGTGGGTGAAGTTATATTCACACACCGATCCAATGCAAGGGATCTTTGATTACAAGCATTGGTGGTTGAAAACTCCTAGTGGGTGGAAGACCGTTGAATTAAGCCAAGGCCGTCTGCAAGGACGAGGTTTGGTTGCATCGGTAAAAGGTTATAGCGACAGAGATCAAGTAAAAGATATCTGCGGTATGGACGTTTACATAGATGCAGCAGAACTACCAGATTTGGAAGAAGGTGATTATTACTGGAGCCAACTGGAAGGACTGAGGGTTATGACCAAAGAGGGTGTCCTCTTAGGGAAGGTTTCTCAACTTATGGAAACCGGTGCGAATGATGTGATTGTTGTCCGTGCGTGTGAAGGTAGCTTTGATCGTGAAGAGCGATTGATTCCTTATGCCCCAGGAACCTATGTTTTAAACATCGATTTAGAACAGCAGGAAATGGTGGTTGATTGGGATCCAGAATTTTAA